The DNA sequence TTCAAAGCGAAGGTTCTATCAAAAAATAACTGATTTATATGCTGAATGCAGCTATGATTATAATAAGAACTCAAAGATAACAAGAACATTCTATGCCACAGTACAAAACAAACTCCATTGGGCCATAACTAAACATACGGCTGCAGAAATAATTCACTTACGGGCTGACAGTAATAAGGAAAATATGGGATTAACTACCTGGAAAAATGCGCCAGGAGGTAAAATTTTAAGTTCTGATATTAGAACTGCTAAAAACTATTTATCAAAAGAAGAGCTTTCAGAATTGAATAATATCGTGAATATGTACTTAGATTATGCTGAAAATCAGGCAAGGAGACGTAAATTAATGTCCATGAAAGACTGGGTGCAGAGATTAGACTCATTCTTACAATTTAATGAATATGATACCTTAAATAATCCTGGCAGAATCTCCAAGGAATTAGCAGATGAAAAAGCAACGAAAGAATATAAAAAATACAGGATAAAGCAAGATAAACTTTATGTTTCGGATTTTGATAAAAAAGTTAAAAAATATCTAAACAGTAAAGACACTTAAATATATAGTATTAATCTTTCGTTTTGTATTGCAGAGGAATATCCAGCAAAACAAGGACCGTGACAGTTTGATTTAGTGTACAGCAAACGCTGCCGTCGTCGTTGCAGAGAATCTTCCAGTAAAACAAGGATTGTGATGATATAAACGTTATTGAAATTTAAATCCTTTGTATATTGCAAAAGAATATCCAGTAAAACAAGGATTGCAACCAGAACTGCTATCATTTTTTTCATACTTTATGCCGTTGCAGAAGGTTTTCCAGTAAAACAAGGGTCGCGACTTTGCAAACATAATCTCCCTTGACGACTTTTAGTATGATGAGAATAGATCAACAAATATATATAAAACATCAAAAACATATCAACGTATGAAAGACCATAATTCTGGTCAATTGCAACTCCATGATAAAACCATATATCATAGAAAGAGTAAAAGAGGATGGACAATCGTTATAATGCCAGATAATGTGAGGATTGATAATTTTCATGGATTTTCGCATATGCACATGGAAATCCAGGGAAAACATGAACCAATAAAATGTGATTCCTTTGAAACTGTAATTAACGTTGTAATTGATCATATTGGAAGAAATAAGGGGCTAAATAAGAAAAAATTAAGGTTGGAGCTTTTAAAATGAAAATTACACTAATAAGAGAAATAAAAGGCAACGAATTAATTAAGGAGTTTGAAAAAACTTATGGG is a window from the Methanobacterium sp. genome containing:
- a CDS encoding virulence RhuM family protein, producing the protein MSVELEKNEIILYTGEEGAATVEVLFKDETMWLTQKTMANLFDVNIRTISEHLVNIFKSGELEESSVIRKFRITAADGKKYNTNFYNLDAIIAVGYRVNSKQATQFRIWATKTLKEYITKGFVLDDELLKNGTRFGKDYFDELLERIKEIRASKRRFYQKITDLYAECSYDYNKNSKITRTFYATVQNKLHWAITKHTAAEIIHLRADSNKENMGLTTWKNAPGGKILSSDIRTAKNYLSKEELSELNNIVNMYLDYAENQARRRKLMSMKDWVQRLDSFLQFNEYDTLNNPGRISKELADEKATKEYKKYRIKQDKLYVSDFDKKVKKYLNSKDT